A single region of the Vicia villosa cultivar HV-30 ecotype Madison, WI linkage group LG4, Vvil1.0, whole genome shotgun sequence genome encodes:
- the LOC131597205 gene encoding uncharacterized protein LOC131597205, whose protein sequence is VVWTEDCQKAFDSIKEYLLEPPILIPPVEGRPLIMYLTVLEESMGCMLGQQDETGKKEHAIYYLSKKFTDCESRYSMLEKTCCALAWASKRLRQYMINNTTWLISKMDPIKYVFEKPALTGRIARWQMLLSEYDIEYRAQKAVKGSILADHLAHQPINEYQSLKFDFPDEDIMYLKMKDCDEPLPEEGPEPGSRWGLIFDGAVNAFGNGIGAIIITPKGTHIPFSARLLFECTNNIAEYEACIMGLEEAIDLRIKILDIYGDSALVINQIKDKWETYHPGLIPYRDYARRLLTFFNKVELHHIPRDQNRMADALATLSSMFKVNHWNDMPTVRITRLERPAYVFATEAVIDDKPWFHDIKRFLQTQEYPLGASNKDKKTLRRLFGSFFLNGDVLYKRNFDMVLLRCVDRHEVQQQKKKHLGLKLINTGKKFGNKESYRGFKTVWPKQGIV, encoded by the coding sequence gttgtatggactgaagattgccagaaagcgttcgacagtatcaaagagtacctgttagaaccaccaatattgattcctccggttgaaggaagaccattaatcatgtaccttactgtgttagaagaatccatgggttgtatgcttggacaacaagatgaaaccggtaagaaggagcatgccatctattacttgagtaagaaattcacagactgtgagtctcgttactccatgctcgaaaaaacatgttgtgctttggcttgggcttcaaaacgtctccgccaatacatgatcaacaatactacttggttaatctccaaaatggatccgatcaagtacgtctttgaaaagcccgccttaacaggaaggattgcccgatggcaaatgctgttatctgagtatgacattgaataccgtgctcaaaaagcggttaaaggaagcattctcgccgatcatttggcgcatcaaccaattaatgaatatcaatctctcaagtttgactttcctgacgaagatatcatgtacttgaagatgaaagattgtgacgaaccgttacctgaagaaggtcctgagcccggatcaagatggggcctaatttttgatggagcagtaaacgcttttggcaatggaattggggcaatcatcatcactcccaagggtactcatatcccgttctccgccagattgctatttgagtgcaccaacaacatcgcagaatacgaagcttgtatcatgggtctcgaagaagccattgacttaaggatcaaaatcctagacatatatggagattcagccctcgtgatcaaccaaatcaaagacaagtgggaaacttaccaccctggcctGATTCcatacagagattatgcaagacgtctgttgactttcttcaacaaggttgaattgcatcatatacctcgagatcagaatcgaatggcagacgccttggctactttatcttccatgttcaaagtcaatcattggaacgatatgcctacagtcagaattacgcgccttgaaaggcccgcctatgtgtttgcaactgaagcagtcatcgatgataaaccgtggttccacgatatcaaacgcttccttcaaactcaagagtacccgcttggggcatcaaacaaagataagaaaactctaaggagactttttggcagtttcttcctgaacggagacgtgctatacaaaagaaacttcgacatggttttgctcagatgcgtggatagacacgaa